DNA from Ignavibacteriales bacterium:
CTATTCATCAAATCGATGTTCGCATTTTCAATTTGCCTTCTTGTGTTCAGTCCGTTAAAAAGATTTAGTGAAAAATTCAATCCGTATGTAAAGCCCTGGTTTTGATTTAGTTTGTAGAGTCCTGCCTGGTAATCGAAACGGCTAAAGTTATAATTGATGAAAGCTCCAACTTGCGGATACAATTGAGATCTTATTCCATTTAAATTAAGAGAGGCAATTTCTCTGTTCTTATCTGCAATTCTTAATTCATTATTCCTGGCAAGGGTTTTATTCTTCAGATCATCATAAGAAAAATTATTATGATTAACGATAGAATCTTTAATTACAAAATCAGTATTCGCGTTCCTAGCTAACAACTTATTAAGCGTAACTTTTGCATTGGATAACGAAATTTGTTGTTTTAAAAGATTAGAACTATCAGCATTCAAATCAACTTTTGCCTGAAGAAGCTCAATCCTGGAAGCTGATCCAATTTTAAATTTATCGCCTGCAATTTTCACTCTCTCACCCGAAATTTCAATCGCATCTTTTATGGCGTTAATCGAATGTTGTATGCTTACAATATTGTAATAATTTTGAATAATCAAAGCAATATTGTTTTCAATTTCAATCCTTGTGTTTAACTCTCCGACTTCACGGAATTGTTTTAATCTGCTATATGAAATGAACATGTTAAAGCCATCAAATAACGTCCAGTTAAGTGCAATACCAGCAATTTTGGAATCTGTTTCCGCACTC
Protein-coding regions in this window:
- a CDS encoding TolC family protein, which translates into the protein MFRKIILFIFISSSLFSQKVLTLEKAIQLGLQNNYQIQIARNEASIDSNNYSLGNAGFLPKLDATGSISKSKADTKQEYSDGRSINRSSAETDSKIAGIALNWTLFDGFNMFISYSRLKQFREVGELNTRIEIENNIALIIQNYYNIVSIQHSINAIKDAIEISGERVKIAGDKFKIGSASRIELLQAKVDLNADSSNLLKQQISLSNAKVTLNKLLARNANTDFVIKDSIVNHNNFSYDDLKNKTLARNNELRIADKNREIASLNLNGIRSQLYPQVGAFINYNFSRFDYQAGLYKLNQNQGFTYGLNFSLNLFNGLNTRRQIENANIDLMNSELQFNSIKNSVEANFEQEYLNFKNGLTLVKLEEENLAVAKQNADIAMERFRNGSYSPLELREAQRALLDSQTRLVSAQYSAKYAEVELLRLSGEIIAKN